The Pseudoalteromonas carrageenovora IAM 12662 DNA window AATTAAGCGCCATCCCTTTAGCTAAATGAGGTAAAGTTGCTTCATCTTTTAGCTCGCCTTTACCCATTAGTACCTTAAAACCCAAATTTACGTCTTGCTTGGCATTGGCTTTAAATAAACCACCAGCAATTGTTATCTCAGTTTTAGTTTCGTTGTAAATGTAGTCTGGGTAGAACTGAACCAAATAATGCCTACAAATGAGCTGATACACTTTTGCTTCATTAGTGGCTAAGTTTGCAGTTTTTAATTGCTTTGCTGTGGGCACAATTGCATGGTGTGCAGCAACTTTTGAATCATTAAAGCATTTACTGCATTTTTTAGCATCAGCCCCATTCACAAACTCAGTTTTTTGACCGCCATTTGCTGCAATTGCTTTTAAAATGGAAGGCGCATCTAAATGATGTTCTTTAGGTAAATAACGATTATCTGAACGAGGGTAGGTGATTAATTTATGGCGCTCATAAAGTGTTTGGCAAATATCAAGCACCTGCTGAGCAGCCATACCAAATGCCTTTGCAGCATCTATTTGAAGTGAAGATAAATTATAAGGTAAAGGTGCACTTTGTTTTTTTTGTTTTTGTTCAAGTGCTGTTACCTCTCCTTTTTGATTAGTTATACGCGAAGCTACATTTTCGGCGAGTGCTTTATTTAATACCCGCCCTTCTTCATCTTGATAAGGCTCGCAAGCTTTACTCGGCACCCACTTAGCTGTAAATAACTGCTGCTTTGGAGTAACTAAATGCGCCAACACTTCATAAAATGGTTTTGATACAAAATTAGCTATTTCGTTATCGCGGTTAACCACTAAACCTAAAATAGGAGTTTGAACGCGCCCAACTGATAGCACATTACCAAAACCAGCTTTTTGCCCTGCTAAAGTATAGGCCCGAGTAAGGTTCATACCAAAAAGCCAATCCGCTCGTGAACGTGCAAGCGCTGATACACTAAGTGGGATAAATTCGCGATTAGAGCGCATACTACTAAGTGCTTTTTTAACAGCTGCTAAGTTTAAATCGCTTATTAGTAAACGCTGAATACTTTGCTTTTTAGTTTTGCTTATTTTGGCTTGCTCTATTACCTCATCGACCAAAAGTTGACCCTCGCGGTCGGGATCACCAGCATGAACTAACAATGATGCTTGTTTAATTAACTTTTTTAAAATAGTTAATTGCTTGCGAGTTTTCGTTTTAGCCTTTAACTGCCACTGCTCAGGCACAATAGGAAGGTGTTCAAATTGCCATTTTTTGAAGCGCTCATCGTAGTCATCGGGCTCTGCTTGCTCAAGTAAGTGCCCTATACACCACGAGACACAATCACCATTAGCTACTTCTATATACCCATCGTGTTTTTTATGTGGTTTTGGTAAGGCATCAGCAATTGCTCTGCCTAGTGATGGTTTTTCTGCAATGTAGAGTTTCATGGGAGCCGCTCACTAACTGTTTATATAAACAGTAGTTTAGCACAACTATTTTAAGGTGAGGAGTTTTCTCTTTTTGACCTTACACTGCCTTGCTTAGTGAAAAGGATAATTAAAGGTAAATAGCATACAACCACCGTGGCAATATTGATAAATGGCATTAGGGTCTGATAAATAACGGTACTGTAAGCTAAATCCCACAAGTGGCGATCAACTAATCGGAATAGTTGTAATATAGGTGCGCCAATAACAACTAGTTGTCCAATAACACATTGCCATAAATAAACTTTATCCTTTATACCCCAGTAGGCTATAAGTGCCATCCAAATAATATCTGTGAGCGCCCAAACTAAATAACGATAAATATAAATGTCATCAAACGCTCTTAGGCTTGAAGCAGTTAGGTTACCAAAGAGGAAAAAAGCTGCGGTAAGTAGTACAAATCGAAAGGCTAGTCGATCTTTAAATACAAAAAATATAAAAATAGCCGGGCTTAGCATTAAAACCCAGCTTTTACTTAAAATACTGACAATATACAAAAACCATTCAGGCAAAATACTCTGCCCTATTTTGTTTTTGTATCGTCATCAGTACCATCACCATTACCCGGCATGTCGCAATATTTATTGATTATTTTCACAGGCA harbors:
- a CDS encoding DNA topoisomerase III, with product MKLYIAEKPSLGRAIADALPKPHKKHDGYIEVANGDCVSWCIGHLLEQAEPDDYDERFKKWQFEHLPIVPEQWQLKAKTKTRKQLTILKKLIKQASLLVHAGDPDREGQLLVDEVIEQAKISKTKKQSIQRLLISDLNLAAVKKALSSMRSNREFIPLSVSALARSRADWLFGMNLTRAYTLAGQKAGFGNVLSVGRVQTPILGLVVNRDNEIANFVSKPFYEVLAHLVTPKQQLFTAKWVPSKACEPYQDEEGRVLNKALAENVASRITNQKGEVTALEQKQKKQSAPLPYNLSSLQIDAAKAFGMAAQQVLDICQTLYERHKLITYPRSDNRYLPKEHHLDAPSILKAIAANGGQKTEFVNGADAKKCSKCFNDSKVAAHHAIVPTAKQLKTANLATNEAKVYQLICRHYLVQFYPDYIYNETKTEITIAGGLFKANAKQDVNLGFKVLMGKGELKDEATLPHLAKGMALNCTKGEVVEKHTTPPLYFTDATLLAAMTGISRYVKDPQIKKVLKETDGLGTEATRAGIIELLFRRRFLKREGKAIKATETGLALISVLPQGLASPDLTAKWESSLGDIAQQAMSYQQFLQPLLAELESFVQQAANCDNHVFSKLPKTSPKKRFAKQGKKAPYKKSNYKKSSATT